One part of the Herbiconiux aconitum genome encodes these proteins:
- the leuA gene encoding 2-isopropylmalate synthase, whose product MKNNQAASAMPIHKYRPYHEQIDVELPDRTWPTKRIEVAPRWCAVDLRDGNQALIDPMSPERKRIMFDLLVRMGYKEIEVGFPSASQTDFDFVRSLIEENAIPDDVTIQVLTQAREHLIRRTYESIAGAKQAIVHLYNSTSILQRDVVFRTDQQGIVDIALEGARLCREFEKTIPETAVYYEYSPESYTGTELAFAVDICNQVIEVFEPTAERKVIINLPATVEMATPNVYADSIEWMSRRLAHRENIILSLHPHNDRGTAVAAAELGYLAGADRIEGCLFGNGERTGNVDLVALGLNLFTQGIDPQIDFSDLDDIRRTAEYCNQLKVPERSPWAGDLVYTAFSGSHQDAIKKGFEAMEADAARQGVTVDELVWAVPYLPIDPKDVGRSYEAVIRVNSQSGKGGVAYLLKTDHALDLPRKLQIEFSGVVQTKTDAEGGEVTSDEIWSIFNDEYLPAPADRAEDKWGRFELTRTRTASDLSGSVSLEVELRVGDEVIETGATGNGPIAAFLNVMSEQGIEIKLYDYVEHALSASGDALAAAYVELQVDGTRLWGVGIDADISTASLKAVVSAVNRAIRVRDADRELAAV is encoded by the coding sequence ATGAAGAACAATCAGGCCGCTTCGGCCATGCCGATCCACAAGTATCGGCCCTATCACGAGCAGATCGACGTCGAGCTGCCCGACCGCACCTGGCCCACCAAGCGCATCGAGGTGGCACCGCGCTGGTGCGCCGTCGACCTGCGCGACGGCAACCAGGCGCTCATCGACCCGATGAGCCCCGAGCGCAAGCGCATCATGTTCGACCTGCTCGTGCGCATGGGCTACAAGGAGATCGAGGTCGGCTTTCCGAGCGCGTCGCAGACCGACTTCGACTTCGTGCGGTCGCTGATCGAAGAGAACGCGATTCCGGATGACGTCACCATCCAGGTGCTGACCCAGGCGCGTGAGCACCTCATCCGCCGCACCTACGAGTCGATCGCCGGTGCCAAGCAGGCGATCGTGCACCTCTACAACTCCACGAGCATCCTGCAGCGCGACGTCGTGTTCCGCACCGACCAGCAGGGCATCGTCGACATCGCCCTCGAGGGCGCGCGCCTGTGCCGCGAGTTCGAGAAGACGATTCCCGAGACCGCCGTCTACTACGAGTATTCGCCCGAGAGCTACACCGGCACCGAGCTGGCGTTCGCGGTCGACATCTGCAACCAGGTGATCGAGGTGTTCGAGCCCACGGCCGAGCGCAAGGTCATCATCAACCTGCCCGCCACCGTCGAGATGGCCACGCCGAACGTCTACGCCGACTCGATCGAGTGGATGAGCCGCCGTCTCGCCCACCGCGAGAACATCATCCTGTCGCTGCATCCGCACAACGACCGCGGCACCGCCGTCGCGGCAGCCGAGCTGGGCTACCTGGCCGGCGCCGACCGCATCGAGGGGTGCCTCTTCGGAAACGGGGAGCGCACCGGCAACGTCGACCTGGTGGCGCTCGGCCTCAACCTCTTCACCCAGGGCATCGACCCGCAGATCGACTTCTCCGATCTCGACGACATCCGCCGCACCGCGGAATACTGCAACCAGCTGAAGGTGCCGGAGCGCAGCCCGTGGGCCGGTGACCTCGTCTACACGGCGTTCAGCGGATCGCACCAAGACGCCATCAAGAAGGGCTTCGAGGCGATGGAGGCCGATGCCGCCCGCCAGGGCGTCACAGTCGACGAGCTGGTCTGGGCAGTGCCCTACCTGCCGATCGACCCGAAAGACGTGGGGCGCAGCTACGAGGCGGTCATTCGCGTGAACTCGCAGTCGGGCAAGGGTGGCGTCGCCTACCTGCTGAAGACCGACCACGCGCTCGACCTGCCGCGGAAGCTCCAGATCGAGTTCTCGGGGGTCGTGCAGACGAAGACGGATGCCGAGGGCGGCGAGGTCACGAGCGACGAGATCTGGTCGATCTTCAACGACGAGTACCTGCCCGCTCCGGCCGACCGGGCCGAAGACAAGTGGGGCCGGTTCGAGCTCACGCGCACCCGCACGGCGAGCGACCTCTCCGGGTCGGTCTCGCTCGAGGTCGAGCTGCGGGTGGGCGACGAGGTGATCGAGACGGGCGCAACGGGCAACGGCCCGATCGCCGCGTTCCTGAACGTGATGAGCGAGCAGGGCATCGAGATCAAACTGTACGACTACGTCGAGCATGCCTTGAGCGCTTCCGGTGACGCGCTGGCGGCCGCCTACGTGGAGCTGCAGGTCGACGGCACGCGCCTCTGGGGTGTCGGCATCGACGCGGACATCTCGACGGCGAGCCTGAAGGCCGTGGTCTCGGCCGTGAACCGCGCCATCCGCGTGCGTGACGCCGACCGCGAGCTCGCCGCGGTCTGA
- the thyX gene encoding FAD-dependent thymidylate synthase: protein MIEFRSDVTVELVRSSAHDSDVLFAARVSTQGEQTLSSAESGEEADPKRDRGLINYLMRDRHGSPFEHNSMTFYVQAPIFVFREFMRHRIASYNEESGRYRELRPVFYVPGASRNLVQVGKPGAYDFLPGTPSQTELVTEEVRAVCTAAFESYERMLEAGIAREVARIVLPLNIYSSMYVTMNARSLMNFLSLRTKRADTHFPSFPQREIEMCAEKMEAVWAELMPLTAAAFDANGRVAP from the coding sequence GTGATCGAGTTCCGAAGCGATGTGACCGTCGAGCTGGTGCGCTCGAGTGCCCACGATTCCGATGTGCTGTTCGCGGCGCGTGTGTCGACGCAGGGCGAGCAGACGCTCTCGTCGGCCGAATCCGGGGAGGAGGCCGACCCGAAGCGCGACCGGGGTCTCATCAACTACCTGATGCGCGACCGGCACGGTTCGCCGTTCGAGCACAACTCGATGACCTTCTACGTGCAGGCGCCGATCTTCGTGTTCCGTGAGTTCATGCGGCACCGCATCGCGAGCTACAACGAGGAATCGGGCCGCTACCGGGAGCTGCGTCCGGTGTTCTATGTGCCCGGCGCGTCGCGCAACCTCGTGCAGGTGGGCAAGCCCGGCGCCTACGACTTCCTGCCCGGCACGCCGTCGCAGACCGAGCTCGTGACCGAGGAGGTGCGTGCCGTCTGCACCGCCGCCTTCGAGTCGTACGAACGGATGCTCGAAGCCGGCATCGCCCGCGAGGTCGCGCGCATCGTGCTGCCGCTGAACATCTACTCGTCGATGTACGTCACGATGAACGCCCGCTCGCTGATGAACTTCTTGTCGCTGCGCACGAAGCGCGCCGACACACACTTTCCGAGCTTCCCGCAGCGCGAGATCGAGATGTGCGCCGAGAAGATGGAGGCCGTTTGGGCCGAGTTGATGCCTCTGACGGCAGCGGCTTTCGACGCCAACGGGCGGGTGGCCCCGTAG
- a CDS encoding TlpA family protein disulfide reductase: MNLLVVIAFLIGLVAVSTLVGFAWKSRQGAARAVAAQPSVPPELFDAAAGTTPPRFGERATLVQFSTEFCSGCPATRRVLAEISTRTSGVSYLDVDVTHRPDLVQRFSILQTPTTLILDRDGVVRTRIGGAVRRAVVETRLKELA; encoded by the coding sequence ATGAATCTTCTCGTCGTCATCGCGTTCCTCATCGGCCTCGTCGCCGTGAGCACCCTCGTGGGCTTCGCATGGAAGTCGCGGCAGGGCGCCGCTCGCGCCGTGGCGGCACAGCCATCCGTGCCACCCGAGCTCTTCGACGCCGCCGCCGGAACCACACCACCCCGATTCGGCGAGCGGGCGACCCTGGTGCAGTTCTCCACCGAGTTCTGCTCGGGCTGCCCCGCCACCCGCCGCGTTCTCGCCGAGATCTCGACCCGCACGAGCGGTGTCTCCTACCTCGACGTCGACGTCACCCACCGGCCCGATCTGGTGCAGCGCTTCAGCATCCTGCAGACCCCGACCACGCTCATCCTCGACCGCGACGGAGTGGTTCGCACCCGCATCGGCGGCGCGGTGCGCCGGGCCGTGGTGGAGACCCGATTGAAGGAGCTCGCATGA
- a CDS encoding DUF4395 domain-containing protein: MIDPRAPRFTAGITAVLLLVTIVLSFAYPTDTQLAPVARILSPAFLLLAALSLLFLWGATAGVKRHPFGWLFRTLVRPRLAPPAELEDPKPPTFAQLVGFIVTLAGLVLGALGVPFAITIFASLAFVAAFLNSVFGYCIGCQLYLLLIRVRPVSPRT, from the coding sequence ATGATCGACCCCCGCGCCCCACGGTTCACGGCCGGCATCACCGCCGTTCTGCTGCTGGTCACGATCGTGCTGAGTTTCGCCTATCCCACCGATACGCAGTTAGCGCCGGTGGCACGCATCCTCTCCCCCGCCTTCCTGCTGCTGGCCGCCCTCAGCCTCCTCTTCCTCTGGGGCGCCACCGCCGGCGTCAAGCGGCACCCCTTCGGCTGGTTGTTCCGCACGCTGGTGCGACCGAGGCTGGCCCCTCCGGCCGAACTCGAAGACCCGAAGCCGCCGACCTTCGCGCAGCTCGTCGGCTTCATCGTGACGCTCGCCGGTCTCGTGCTCGGAGCGCTCGGCGTGCCGTTCGCCATCACCATCTTCGCCTCGCTCGCCTTCGTGGCGGCCTTCCTCAACTCCGTCTTCGGCTACTGCATCGGCTGCCAGCTCTACCTGCTTCTCATCCGGGTGAGGCCGGTTTCGCCCCGCACCTGA
- a CDS encoding OsmC family peroxiredoxin: protein MTVTSESTTVWRGDLLTGSGTTTLDTSKAGTFAVNWKARSEGEGADSVTTPEELLGAAHASCFSMAFANALARFGSRPESLQTTAAVTFDPAEGVTGSHLLVSAVVPGISETDFQRIAEEAKAGCPISRALAGIPITLEASLA, encoded by the coding sequence ATGACTGTCACCAGCGAGTCCACGACCGTATGGCGCGGAGATCTGCTCACCGGGTCGGGAACGACCACGCTCGACACCTCGAAGGCCGGCACCTTCGCCGTGAACTGGAAGGCGCGTTCCGAAGGAGAGGGGGCCGACAGCGTCACCACACCCGAGGAGTTGCTCGGCGCGGCGCACGCCTCCTGCTTCTCGATGGCGTTCGCGAACGCCCTGGCCCGCTTCGGGTCGAGGCCGGAGTCGTTGCAGACCACGGCCGCCGTCACCTTCGACCCCGCCGAAGGCGTCACCGGAAGCCACCTGCTGGTGAGCGCGGTCGTTCCCGGCATCTCGGAGACCGACTTCCAACGCATCGCCGAGGAGGCGAAGGCCGGCTGCCCGATCTCGCGTGCCCTGGCGGGCATCCCGATCACCCTCGAAGCGAGCCTCGCGTAG
- a CDS encoding TIGR01777 family oxidoreductase has translation MTEPRTVLIAGGSGFIGTELAAQLRADGHTVLILVRRPARTPLERTWDPEARWIKSSIIDGADAVVNLSGASIARLPWTLSYKREILQSRIQATSTLADAILRSESPPDVFISGSAVGFYGDRPGELLTEAAPAGDGFLAKVADAWERAAAPAAARTRVVVVRTGLVVGAGGGALKPLRLMAKAGLAGPLGTGDQVWPWIGLYDEAAAIRHLLNSSLDGPVNLVGPEPAAASLVVRELAEQLHRPYWLRAPAWALKAALADAGKDLLLSDQDVSSQRLAADGFTFRDDTLEKALAAV, from the coding sequence ATGACCGAACCGCGCACCGTGCTCATCGCCGGTGGTTCGGGCTTCATCGGAACCGAGCTCGCCGCCCAGCTCCGCGCCGACGGGCACACCGTGCTGATCCTCGTGCGCCGCCCGGCGCGCACCCCGCTGGAGCGCACCTGGGACCCGGAGGCCCGCTGGATCAAGTCCAGCATCATCGACGGCGCAGATGCCGTGGTGAACCTCTCCGGCGCTTCCATCGCGAGATTGCCGTGGACGCTGTCGTACAAGCGGGAGATCCTGCAGTCGCGCATCCAGGCCACCTCGACGCTCGCCGATGCGATCCTGCGTTCGGAATCGCCGCCCGACGTCTTCATCAGCGGCTCGGCCGTCGGCTTCTACGGAGACCGGCCCGGTGAGTTGCTGACCGAGGCCGCGCCGGCCGGCGATGGCTTCCTCGCCAAAGTCGCGGATGCCTGGGAGCGCGCGGCAGCACCGGCCGCGGCTCGCACACGGGTCGTCGTCGTGCGCACCGGACTGGTGGTGGGAGCGGGCGGTGGCGCCCTGAAGCCCCTGAGACTGATGGCCAAGGCCGGCCTCGCCGGGCCGCTCGGCACGGGCGATCAGGTCTGGCCGTGGATCGGCCTCTACGACGAAGCCGCCGCCATCCGGCACCTGCTGAACTCGTCGCTCGACGGCCCGGTGAACCTCGTAGGCCCGGAGCCCGCCGCCGCGAGTCTGGTGGTGCGCGAACTGGCCGAGCAGCTGCACCGGCCGTACTGGCTCCGCGCGCCGGCCTGGGCGCTGAAGGCGGCTCTGGCTGACGCGGGCAAAGACCTCCTACTGTCCGATCAGGATGTCTCGAGCCAGCGCCTCGCGGCCGACGGCTTCACCTTCCGCGACGACACCCTCGAGAAGGCCCTGGCCGCCGTCTAG
- the dapB gene encoding 4-hydroxy-tetrahydrodipicolinate reductase — protein sequence MTTKVAVVGATGKMGRLISGLVEESPEFELVASLDSRSSLDDMLVAELVVDVTVPGVTQRVVEFAVANGKNLLIGTSGWSADRIAGLRRSLGDEPTSGIVVIPNFSLGSVLATSFAAMAARYFDSIEIVETHASTKVDSPSGTAVRTAELMGAARAAIGPVAAPHTDQRARGQQVASIPIHSLRLNGIVAKQDVVFGGTGEVLTITHETISPSAYAAGITLALAAAATARGVILGLDQLLGLDSGSAQGGHPVAGAGATDAASTDSASLPTDPDPENVSGQAATATSVHP from the coding sequence ATGACTACGAAGGTTGCCGTCGTCGGTGCGACAGGGAAGATGGGCCGACTGATCTCGGGTCTCGTGGAGGAGTCGCCCGAGTTCGAACTCGTCGCCTCGCTGGATTCGCGGAGCTCCCTCGACGACATGTTGGTGGCCGAGCTCGTGGTGGACGTCACGGTGCCTGGTGTCACCCAGAGGGTCGTCGAGTTCGCGGTGGCGAACGGCAAGAACCTTCTGATCGGCACGTCCGGATGGTCGGCCGACCGCATCGCGGGCCTCCGTCGCAGCCTCGGCGACGAGCCCACGTCGGGCATCGTGGTGATTCCGAACTTCTCGCTCGGCTCCGTTCTCGCCACGTCGTTCGCCGCGATGGCGGCGCGGTACTTCGACTCGATCGAGATCGTCGAGACGCATGCTTCCACGAAGGTCGATTCGCCCTCGGGCACCGCCGTGCGCACCGCCGAACTGATGGGTGCGGCGCGGGCCGCCATCGGACCGGTCGCCGCTCCTCACACCGACCAGCGGGCGCGCGGGCAGCAGGTGGCGAGCATCCCCATCCACAGCCTGCGCCTGAACGGGATCGTGGCCAAGCAGGACGTCGTGTTCGGCGGCACCGGCGAAGTGCTCACGATCACCCATGAGACCATCTCGCCGAGCGCCTACGCGGCCGGAATCACGCTGGCTCTCGCAGCGGCGGCCACTGCACGCGGCGTGATCCTGGGGCTCGACCAGTTGCTCGGCCTCGATTCCGGGTCGGCCCAGGGCGGCCATCCCGTCGCCGGCGCCGGGGCGACGGATGCCGCGTCGACCGATTCCGCATCGTTGCCGACCGACCCCGACCCCGAGAACGTGTCCGGACAGGCGGCCACCGCCACGAGTGTGCATCCGTGA
- a CDS encoding GNAT family N-acetyltransferase produces the protein MRIRTGDVTGGPERALLDDYFAFRAGAFPQSGGPYTVSYPSPVDFDGVNGVFLVVEDDEGTPVGCGGIRMLADADAGVVRFEVKHVWLSPAMRGRGWAGLLMADLEHRARTFGATELVLDTHDTLDGAARLYARLGYEQIPPYNDNPNATRWYRKLL, from the coding sequence ATGCGCATCCGAACCGGCGACGTCACCGGCGGCCCCGAACGAGCTCTTCTCGACGACTACTTCGCGTTCCGTGCCGGGGCGTTTCCGCAGTCCGGCGGGCCGTACACCGTGTCGTACCCGTCTCCCGTGGACTTCGACGGCGTGAACGGCGTCTTCCTCGTGGTCGAAGACGACGAGGGAACCCCGGTGGGCTGCGGCGGCATCCGGATGCTCGCCGACGCGGATGCGGGCGTCGTGCGCTTCGAGGTCAAGCACGTCTGGCTCTCTCCCGCCATGCGGGGGCGCGGTTGGGCCGGGCTGCTCATGGCAGACCTGGAGCACCGGGCGCGCACCTTCGGCGCCACCGAACTCGTGCTCGACACCCACGACACGCTCGACGGGGCGGCCCGCCTCTACGCACGCCTCGGCTACGAGCAGATCCCGCCCTACAACGACAACCCCAACGCGACCCGCTGGTACCGCAAGCTCCTTTAG
- a CDS encoding histidine phosphatase family protein gives MAHTLYLVRHGEQLDAEHGVDDGPLSPRGQRQARLIADRLGGVPFDNVWHSPLQRAEQTALIMSEHLPALDPKPSALLFDCVPTGYSPQMPHNFEPFFNSVTEDEVEAGRAQMSDAVAEFLTPSRATTHDLLITHNFVIAWFVREAMDAPEWRWAGLNQAHAGLTIIRFKAGRLPELVAYNDLGHLPVELRTGVNDPQPY, from the coding sequence ATGGCCCACACCCTCTACCTCGTGCGTCACGGGGAGCAGCTCGACGCCGAGCACGGCGTCGACGACGGACCCCTCTCCCCGCGCGGCCAACGCCAGGCACGGCTGATCGCGGATCGGCTCGGCGGTGTGCCCTTCGACAACGTCTGGCATTCGCCCCTGCAGCGCGCCGAGCAGACCGCGCTCATCATGAGCGAGCACCTGCCGGCCCTCGACCCCAAGCCGAGCGCCCTGCTCTTCGACTGTGTGCCGACCGGATACTCGCCGCAGATGCCCCACAACTTCGAGCCCTTCTTCAACTCCGTCACCGAAGACGAGGTGGAGGCCGGACGCGCCCAGATGTCGGATGCGGTGGCCGAATTCCTGACCCCGTCACGCGCCACCACCCACGACCTGCTGATCACGCACAACTTCGTGATCGCCTGGTTCGTGCGGGAGGCGATGGATGCGCCGGAGTGGCGCTGGGCCGGGCTGAACCAGGCGCACGCGGGTCTCACGATCATCCGATTCAAGGCCGGCCGCCTGCCTGAGCTCGTGGCCTACAACGACCTGGGCCACTTGCCGGTGGAGTTGCGTACCGGTGTGAACGACCCGCAGCCGTATTAG
- a CDS encoding M16 family metallopeptidase — translation MNNAVPLPLDLPELSIGTVAEGLVRRTILPSGVRILTEHIPGSRSATIGYWVAAGSRDELGAVAGVPSRFGSTHFLEHLLFKGTPSRTALDIAISFDSVGGEHNAVTAKEYTCYYAKVRDADLPMAVTVIADMLTSSLLEHGEFETERGVILEELAMAEDDPSDLVGERLFEAVLGEHPLGRPVGGTPETIRAVTRDAVWEHYTASYRPNDLVVSAAGAVDHDAIVAAVTAALDASGWDLSIIAAPRPRRSVEPAVLGRPRPVSVVAKPTEQASVMVGMPGLVATDDRRTTMAVLNSAFGGGMSSRLFQEVREKRGLAYSVYSYAASYSDAGVFTMYAGCTPERSGTVSELMLSELRRLAADGISADELDRAHGQLSGSAALALEDSDTRMSRLGRSELTLGEFVDLDESVRRLMAVTRDDVQELAQELAAHPVSIAAVGPVDDDAFRQVVNI, via the coding sequence ATGAACAACGCCGTGCCACTACCCCTTGACCTTCCGGAACTCTCGATCGGCACCGTCGCCGAAGGGCTGGTGCGGCGAACGATCCTGCCGAGCGGGGTGCGCATCCTCACCGAGCACATCCCGGGCAGTCGCAGCGCCACCATCGGCTACTGGGTGGCCGCCGGCTCGCGCGACGAGCTGGGCGCCGTTGCCGGTGTGCCGTCGCGATTCGGGTCGACGCACTTCCTCGAGCACCTGCTCTTCAAGGGCACGCCGAGTCGCACCGCACTCGACATCGCGATCTCGTTCGACTCGGTCGGCGGTGAGCACAACGCCGTCACGGCCAAGGAGTACACCTGCTACTACGCGAAGGTTCGCGACGCCGACCTGCCGATGGCCGTCACGGTCATCGCCGACATGCTGACCTCCTCGCTCCTCGAGCACGGTGAGTTCGAAACCGAGCGCGGCGTCATCCTCGAAGAGCTCGCCATGGCCGAAGACGACCCGTCGGATCTCGTGGGGGAGCGTCTGTTCGAAGCCGTGCTCGGCGAGCATCCGTTGGGCCGCCCGGTCGGCGGAACGCCGGAGACCATCCGCGCCGTCACTCGCGACGCCGTGTGGGAGCATTACACCGCCTCCTACCGGCCCAACGACCTCGTGGTCTCGGCAGCCGGTGCCGTCGATCACGATGCCATCGTGGCGGCCGTGACGGCGGCTCTGGATGCGTCGGGTTGGGACCTCTCGATCATCGCTGCCCCGCGCCCCCGCCGATCCGTCGAGCCGGCCGTGCTCGGTCGCCCTCGCCCGGTCAGCGTGGTCGCCAAACCCACCGAACAGGCGAGTGTGATGGTGGGCATGCCCGGACTCGTCGCCACCGACGACCGTCGCACCACGATGGCCGTGCTGAACTCCGCGTTCGGCGGCGGAATGTCGTCGCGACTGTTCCAGGAGGTGCGTGAGAAGCGCGGCCTCGCCTATTCCGTCTACTCCTACGCGGCCAGCTACTCGGATGCGGGCGTGTTCACGATGTACGCCGGCTGCACCCCCGAGCGCTCGGGCACGGTCAGCGAACTCATGCTGAGCGAGCTGCGCCGCCTCGCTGCCGACGGCATCTCGGCCGACGAACTCGATCGCGCCCACGGCCAGCTCTCGGGCTCTGCCGCCCTCGCACTCGAAGACTCCGACACGCGCATGTCGCGGCTCGGCCGCTCCGAACTCACCCTGGGCGAGTTCGTCGACCTCGACGAGAGTGTGCGCCGCCTGATGGCCGTGACGCGCGACGACGTGCAGGAACTCGCGCAGGAGCTGGCTGCGCATCCGGTGAGCATCGCCGCGGTCGGCCCGGTCGATGACGACGCCTTTCGCCAAGTGGTGAACATCTGA